One Nicotiana tomentosiformis chromosome 1, ASM39032v3, whole genome shotgun sequence genomic window, gttattgcaattttggatatcacccttgttcctATACAAAGTAATCATCATACTTTACTTCCATTCTTCGGGCAACTTCTTTGTCTTAAAgataacattaaacaacccaTTAAGTCACTCCACGCCTGCACGCCCCGTACTCTTCCATAATTCTACAGGGATCTCGTCTGGCCCAGTCGCTCTTCAATTACTCATCTTATGCATCACTTCCATAACCTCTTCAACCTTAATACGCCTACAATATCAAAAATCACGCAGACTCTCAGAGTGCTCCAACTCACCCAGCACAATGCTTAtgtccccctcctcgttcaaCAGTCTGTGGAAGTATGTCTGCCATCTTCGTCTAATATGGGCGTCTTTCATCAATACTATGTCGTCCTCGTatttgatgcacttcacttggtccaagtcacgaGTCTTCCTCTCCCTCACTTTGGCTAACTAGTACAACTTCTTATCCCCGCATTTGCTCCCAAGTTCCGCATATATATGTCCAAAAGCAATAGTCTTAGCCGACGTAACCGCTAATTTTGCATCTTTCATTGCCTTCTTATAACATAGTTATACCACAATATTGATATTAGTTTTATACCACACTTAATATGGAATAACAATCCCACGGTTAGCTAATTTAGGGATAAAACAACCCCTTCTCGTTTGTGCTCTTCACTAGTTTCAAATAAGTCGCTTTCTTGACTTCAACTTTACCTTGGACCTCCGCATTCTACCACCAGTCCCCTATACGTCTCCTAGGGTATCCCTTTGTAACCCCTAAAACCTCTCTCGTGGCTTCCCTAATGTATTTCGCTTTCATGGCCCATAACGCAGTCCCATCCCCACTATTCTTCCATGCCCCCATCGCCAACAACCTCTCTTCTAACTCCTGGGCTTTGTCCTTAGTCAAGTTTCCCCACTTGACTCTAGGTTGACTGCACACTGCTCTCTTCTTTCTATTCCTCTTGATCCCCAGATCCATTACTATGAGCCTATGTTGGGTCGTGAGACACTCACtcgggatgaccttgcaatccATGCAAAGACCTCTATCACATTTCCTACAGAGAAGATAGTCTATCTGAGTCGTGGCCACCGTACTCCGGAAAGTGACCAGGTGATCCTCCCTTTTTGGGAAACTCGAGTTAGCTACCACCAGATAAAAAGCTTTAGCGAAATCCAACAGTGAAGTACCTCCCCCGTTCCTATCTCTAAATCTAAACCCTCCATACACATCGTCATAACCCCCAGCATTAGCCCCGATATggccattgaaatcccctccaaTAAAAATCTTCTCGGTGCGCGGAATACTACGCACCACCTCATCCAAATCCTCCTAGAATTGCCTCTTAACCTCCTCGCCCAAGCCTACTTGAGGAGCATAATCACTAATCATACTTAAAGTAAGCCCCACAACCACAAACTTAACCCCCATCACCCTATTGCTTACCCTCTTAACCTCGGCCACTAGCTCTCTAAGATCTTTGTCAACTAAAATACCGACCTCATTCTTGCCCCCAACACCTCTAGAGTATCACAGTTTATACTCGTTAACATCACGTGCCTTAGTACCCTTCCACCTGGTCTCCTATGCACACGCTATGTTGATCCTCCTTCTCTAAAGAATCCTACCCAACTATATAGTCTTACCTGTCAACGTCTCTATGTTCCGGGACCCAACTCTTAGCCTATAAGCTTCCTTGTCCCCTTTCCCACCTTTGCTACCCACCTCCCGCCCCATCCGAGGACATGACTTTACTCTCACATTATAAACCACAATCATTATAGACTAAGGGTGCTATTTAATCACTACCACTCAACCAACAGAGAGCTAGAACAGAGGAAAATATGCTAAGAATATGAGAACTTAACAAGTTAAAAGTGTCAATAACAAGTACAAAAACTCAAACAAGTTTTAGCACACTTAATCTACCTGAAGAGACAGATGTAACGGGCAAGGTTGAATTGAATACAAGGCACTACCAATAAAGAAAATATGCTAAGAAATATGAAAACTTAACGAGTTAAAGGTGTCAAGAACAAGTACAAAAACAAGAACAAAAACCCAAGCACGTGCTAGCGCAATTAATCTACCTAAAGATACAGATGCAACAAGCAAGGTTGAATTTAATACATGGCACTACCGATACATAAACAGAAAGATGTAACAGAGAACAAACCGACTAAAAAAATTGCAACTAAAAATGGAGAGGTAGAACATGAAAATCGGAGAGCTGGCCAGAAGTTGGGTGGTTGATTCCGCCGGAAAATCCTGGGTAGTAGCCACCAGAAATAGCTGCCTACCCAAccatttaaactaaaaataacccTCGAATGTGTAATATTTATATATAACCGTGTATAATTATTATATACTCTACGCATACTAGCTAGAAAAAATAAGCAACGtctggctatttgtgtaaaaatccCGAAAAGTGGCCAGTGAACGTTTTTTTCCATCTAATGAAAGGAGTAGGCCCAATGGATTTCACACGGAGGCCCAAAACACTATAAGCTCATGAATACGAATTCCGATTGGTTTCTGCCCCGACATTTGAAATTAGGGCAGTCTCTTCTCTTAGGATTTTCCATCTCTCTACGGCGAATTTCTCGGTGATCTCTCTCCAGTGAATCAAGTTGTAAGTtcccctctttcttttctttctcgaTTTCCTCCTCTCCTTCGTCATGAATGAAACTAAATCCCTAATCACTTTTCATGTTGAAGCGCTTATTTTTAATCTGATGCTATGCTTTGTGTCTAATTTCACTGCAAAAAGAAGTCCACGCCGATTCGTATAATATGAAAGGAAATTTAAGAAAAACTGCCCCAAAAATTGGATTTTTATTGTCATGATTTTGTGATTGATGATAGTCTTGAATTTCAAGTCTAATGAATTCCTTTTACTTATAAAGTAAAAGTCTTTTATGAACCCTATCTGATTATTTATAATGGGTTGGTTTTGCTGCAATCTTGGTAAATTTTCTGCATCCAGTGCGTAACGATGCCATTTTTTTTCTGTATACCTGAATCGTGTGGTTGGTTATGTATAGCTCGTCAATAGCCATATTGAAATCTGTTGCAGTTATGGTATCCACTAATTTTACATATCACCTATAGATGCAAGATACCTCTAGTTTTATAGAGTCCTAGTTTATCCTAAAAGGCAGTTTATCAAGTATTGGAATGAAATCTGCGTGAATTGAGCGGAATGGATATTAAGGGTTCATATAGCTAACCCTAACTAGTGTGGGACTGGGGCGTTCCTGATTTGTTGATTGTTACATACCAAGATGCGAGATTGGCCATTTACGGTTTTGCATATCAAAGCATTCATGTTTTATTTTGGACTACTTACTTTGTTAGCAGAAACCATTGCCCCAATGCAGTTATGGGATCTGCTAATTTTATATGTGACCTACAGATAGAGTAAAATCTAAGATTTAAAAGCAATGACTGCATCACTtgacatatatacatatttatAGAATTCTTCTTGTATTtggtatatgtatatatgtacaaGGATATGCTTATATGTTGGATTTGCCTCTGCCTAAAAGATATCTTTATTTGACCATTTGCAGTTTTGAGTGTTATAGGGGGtggatatggatttggagacaGAGAACAGAATTGCAGCAATTCTGTTGAAAGAGGCTGCAGAATTGCGGCGGCAAGCGGAGTCAGATGGTGCACTTTCTTATCTTCATCGGCCTAATGTCAGGGGGAGACCAAATTCACGGTTTTTAACAGCAACTGTTCTTGGAGTACAACAAGGCACGCATTGCTTTTATTTCCCACTACGAGTTCTAGCTTTTTGTTCGGGTTGATCCATTACTTCTCATTTCCCGTCTTTGAAAACTCTTTCATCTAAAGTAACTCAATATTTACTGCACTTAATTGGAATTAGTGTCAGTTATTCAGCTAAGATCACTTTCTCTAGGCAGAAATCTGGTGTTATGCTCTGCCAGCATCTCGCTGAGCAAATTTAGAGTCTAGTGACAATAGATATGCAAGCTTAGAGTAGCCGACTGGTGCACACGATTTATAAGTCAAAACAAAGTAAGAAAGCTTAGAGTATGATCGATTTTAGCCTTGCATTTCGTAACAATTTACTCCTGTACGAGAAGAGTTGAATGAAAAGACCACAAAATCATAAGAGTATTTTCAAAAGAATCAGTGACTGAAAGAAGTAGAAGAAGAAATAGGACACAGAAGCCTCTTACTAATTAGAGAAAAAGAATTAACCAGGTCAAATACCATGTAGAGGAAAGGACGTTCTGTTGAAAGAACTGTTTTTTCCACTTTGTGCGTGCGGGCATTGCTCTGTAATTAGTAGCTCTTGCAAGAGTATTAGGAACTTACGAGATTACACAAGCACTTAGCACCTACAATCAAGTTTTTTAGAAGATAATATAAGAACTACTTCATGCATATTCACTACtgatttaaaagaagaaaaaatcaaCTACTTCATGCATATCCTTATGTTTTTTCCTTGATTTTGTTGTGTGAATGTTGTGCTGCCTTAGTAGGTTCTACACAACTCGACTTTTGAAAAACCTACATGAACTAGGGGTTAGACCGGAAAATGTGAAAGTATAGTTTATCTGAAGGGTAAAATTATTCTTCACATATAGACACAAAGCACTATTCTTTCTCGGACAGGTTTCTTATATTAGTGCTCATAGTCGCATCTTTTGTGGCTCTGAAATTTACTAATTGCAGCTAACCGAGCTGTTGAAGTAAATGAAATGTGGAAGTTAAGGCAGAAAGAGGTGGAGCTTGAGAACAGGCTTAAAGGGAGGTTGGCAGATAAGAACAGAGATACAAAGTGTCATAGCTCTAGTGTCTCGGAAAGGAGGTCACATGAGAGATGTGATACTGATTCAGGCACGAGTGGATCAAAGAAAAGAGAGATGCAGGATTCTCATTCCAGTGAGGATGATGGCTTGAGAGATGCTGAAATTGAGGAATTTTTACAGTCACGGTCAGTCTTTCTCTCAGAACATCTATTTGCGCATCTCTGTGGCTGCATGCATTGAGTCTTAAACTTCTCACTTCCTTGTCCTTTTGTGGTGTCACAACTTCGATGTGCCTCACATTGCTAAATGAACATCTTGTTATTGGCAGGGTCAAGCGTGGCAGGGGAACTGTTGGGTCACGGATGGATGAAGCTGGCCCTTACCTTCCTTCTGGTCCGGATCCTAGAGAGAGAGAGTCAGCAAGTCCTGATATGAAGCTAAGCAAAGGACGCGCATATCATGTTGTCATTGGTCCAGAGAAGCCCGTCTGGCTGAATTCCCCTGGTTCTTTAGAAAATGAATCTCTGTCAGAAGATACGACAAAGGGCCGGAAGAAGGCTAAATCCAGTAAACACCACCACCAGTGTAGGAAACATAGATCAAAAAAGAAGTCCAGGGACAAGGAGGATAAAAGGAGGAGAGAGGAGAAAAGGGTTAAACGTCACAGATAGATATTATCACCTAATCAGTGTATATTAACTTTTTCTCTTCCTTGTTGATGATTCAGAGGTTCGTTCAGATGTTAAACGTCAGAACTTTTATTCCTGCTTCATGGAGTTTCATTGTTGTGTAATTTTGTATATTTTGCTCATTTCTCCtgtaaagatgaccttttgaatAAGCCGTCTCCATTTTCACTGCACTACTTCAACTTCTTATCTACACTAACGAAATTTTATGCAAGCTTCTTCAAGAAAAAAATGTCAGTGTAAGTCGTATATTATACTATCTTGTATGGCTGGACAACTAATTGATTTGACCTCGACTAGCCAGTCTCAAAATCAGGGGGCCACCTATGAGTGAAAATATCTAAAGGTATTGACCGTGAAATTACGTGTCATTACTTCAGAAGAATTCAGGAGCCAATATGAGATGACCATTCTGAAGTAAGCCAAACGCTGTAAACATCATTTTAAGTTGTTAATCATGAGAGTAAATCAACTCATTACCGACGTCAAATCATTTTATCCCTTGAAAACTGAGCAGTTGGCTAATATTAGCAGCTCCAGTTTCACTCTGAGAGTTCCTATTCCCGTCCGCCATATCTTTAGGTAATTTACTATGGTACAAGCTATTTGATGACACTCCATCTGCCGACTGCCATCTTAAAAGTAATTTAATCTTGAAAACAGCCGATAGCCAGCCACAAAAACAATACACGCAAAACTCAGCACAGTATCATAAATTGCTCCAATGCTGACTGAAAACGTCTTTATATCAGAAAGAACCTTTTTGTAACTTTTTGAGGCTCATTTCTTCAGTAGACAAGAGTCTTGTACAAAGCGTCTGAATGTTCTACTATAGTTGTTCGGAAGTACAGTATAACACATCTCTTAAATAAGACATCAAAATTTTCTAATTATACATTGTCTACAACAACATAATTAACAACATATATATGATTATGAATCCTCCACGTGGTGATCCGTCTCATCAAAGATTTCCTcctacacaaaaaaaaaaaaaaataaataaataaataaataaatatcgaCATTTAGATACCTCGGAGCTGCAAAAGTCATGGAAAGTATTGAAATCTAAAAGCTCTACATATAGCAAATTTATCCAGTTCACCTGTAAAAGCTCTTCAATAACATCTTCCATAGTTATTATTCCGACAACCTCTTCCTCTTCTGGGAGTTTTGGCAGGGGATTTCCATCAATTCGCAGAATGTCCGAGTACATATCTCTAGTCCACTTTTTGTTCCTAGAACTTTTGAATGAAGCATTTCCACCATTAGGGAAACTCTTCCACTTCTGCAATGATCGCTTTGTCTTCAGACTCTTCTCTAGGGGAGGCTTTTCACCATCAATGTCAACCCTGACATCCTTCACGGGATCTAGAGAGCAAAGAGAAGGTGGAATGTCCAGATTAGAGAAGGTTTACATGCGAGAAAAGCAAAATAAGCCAGCAAGCAATATGTACTCTCTGCAGGGGATTTGGTATCAGGATGATCCATATCCTTGTTGCACTGTCTTACAACCACAGCCATGTGGCTATGACCTTTCTGAAACTCATTCAGGATGTCATCCAAATGCATAGTATCTGGGACCCTGCACCATAAGAGCCGGAAATCATGAAGGTGTTTATGAGGGATATGGGAAGCATAAAACAATCATTCACACACAGTAATTTCAACCTAAAACGAATGCAAGCATCATTGACACAAACCAGATGGCCTTCCATTCTTGCGAAAGGTTAGATGACATAAAACACATGACTAAAATTATCCTCATCTTGAACACACATGATACTACCACTGACAGCATTTTAGTTGCCCTCTGTCTACATTCAAGTTAAATGTCATTTTCACTTTCATGAGTCAACCTTCATCATTTTCTATCAATCATAAATTCAGTTTATGACCTTAGTTTCTGATATGCTATTATAAATCACTCAACATCAAACAGAAATCAAGCATGCAGCCTAAGTTGTTCCCACAAACAGACGCACAGCGACTACCTCCCTCCCTCCGTTGTAATGCACATGTGGAAACATCACCTACCACTTTATGTGGGTTCTACCCCCAAATCATCAGACCAAATCTCAGTCCCTAGAGGAAG contains:
- the LOC104103363 gene encoding uncharacterized protein isoform X2, with the translated sequence MDLETENRIAAILLKEAAELRRQAESDGALSYLHRPNVRGRPNSRFLTATVLGVQQANRAVEVNEMWKLRQKEVELENRLKGRLADKNRDTKCHSSSVSERRSHERCDTDSGTSGSKKREMQDSHSSEDDGLRDAEIEEFLQSRVKRGRGTVGSRMDEAGPYLPSGPDPRERESASPDMKLSKGRAYHVVIGPEKPVWLNSPGSLENESLSEDTTKGRKKAKSSKHHHQCRKHRSKKKSRDKEDKRRREEKRVKRHR
- the LOC104103363 gene encoding uncharacterized protein isoform X1; amino-acid sequence: MDLETENRIAAILLKEAAELRRQAESDGALSYLHRPNVRGRPNSRFLTATVLGVQQGTHCFYFPLRVLAFCSANRAVEVNEMWKLRQKEVELENRLKGRLADKNRDTKCHSSSVSERRSHERCDTDSGTSGSKKREMQDSHSSEDDGLRDAEIEEFLQSRVKRGRGTVGSRMDEAGPYLPSGPDPRERESASPDMKLSKGRAYHVVIGPEKPVWLNSPGSLENESLSEDTTKGRKKAKSSKHHHQCRKHRSKKKSRDKEDKRRREEKRVKRHR